From Quercus lobata isolate SW786 chromosome 11, ValleyOak3.0 Primary Assembly, whole genome shotgun sequence:
ACCTGTTATATATCGAGATTTTAAGGCTTCAAACATCTTGTTAGACTCAGTAAGcatcactttctttttctttttattttgtgatttttgtctCTTGCACTTCCATGACATGGTTGTGTGGTAATATGAACTTATCTTATAAATCATTTTCTTTGCAGGATTACACAGCAAAACTCTCAGATTTTGGGCTTGCAAAAGATGGTCCTGAAGGAGATGATACACACGTTTCCACTCGTGTTATGGGCACCCAAGGCTATGCTGCTCCCGAATACATCATGACTGGTAATTAATTTATTAGacacttttaaaaattttttcttttccccggTAATTTAAATGCCAATTCAAATGTGAAGGCATAGTGACTATCGACTTGTTCCAATTACAACTTTAATACTCAACTTGCAAGATAATTAAGTTAagttattttgctaaaaaaataactaataaattaatgtgataataaatatgattgatGCCATTTTAACaacataacaaataataaatgtttaaaccacattttcataatttttataattattttgatttcaaTTACATTTTCGTAAACATAAAAgtttgtaatacttattacataAATAGATAAAATGCCGAAAATTAATTAACATTTGTTTAATGTTCTTTTTCAGGTCACTTAACAGCAATGAGCGACGTCTATAGCTTTGGAGTAGTACTCTTAGAGCTTCTAACTGGAAGAAAGTCAGTAGACAAAAATCGTCCTAGCAGAGAGCAAAATCTAGTAGACTGGGCAAGGCCAATGTTAAATGATTCCCGGAAACTTGGCAGAATTATGGACCCAAGATTGGAAGGACAATACTCGGAAGCCGGGGCTCGAAAGGCGGCTGCATTGGCATATCAATGCCTAAGCCACAGACCAAAGCAAAGACCATCAATGAGTACTGTGGTTGAGACTTTGGAGCCCCTTAAGGATTATAATGAGATCCCCTTTGGCCCATTTGTGTACACGGTTCCGTCTGAAAATGGTTTAAATGAGGAACATGCTAAAGAATTGGAAGgacaaaaggaattgaaaagaGAATcccaaaagaaagagaatgggCACCATCATGGTCATAAGCGTCAACATAGATCATCAAAGTCACCGAAAATTCACTCACAAACCGATATGCGCCAAAATTGTAGAGATCATCAAGGGATGCACTCTCCTTTACACCATATGGGCAGGGCAGCATAGACCAATAGTAATGTAAAAATCATACTGTAAATGTAAATACAGGTTTGTTCAGGGTTTCCTTCATATTGCATAGTTtgtcactttatttttttaggccAAGTGTAAGGATTTTTGTTTGGAAAGAAGAACTtttctttaattgatttttttttttttcaaatgtgtACAGGAAGTATTGTTTTTGAATTGTATGTGAAATGAAGCAGcgttataaatgtttttttttttttttattaaataaaatataatagagGAACTTTTGTTTTCAATTGCTTGTAGTGCAATGAAGCATTTATATTTATGGTTTTATTTATAAAGAAGGTGAAGACCATTCAAAACAAGCCCACTAGATATTTAGATATGTTTATCGAAAGCAGACTTTCAACATTGATACAGCTAGGCAGTTTGAATTTATGCAACGCGTATTCCTTGTTAGGTGATGAAGTGAAGTGCCACTAAGCAATTGCACTAATAATTATTATTCTTCTTAAGCAGCCCTTCTCATGGATTTATcgtaaaaaatagatttgaatttGGCTTTTACTTTAAGTTTATTGTATTTTCATTAGATGAGACACAAATATGACACATACCTAATTAGTTATTAGAAAAGTAAACTTGATTCACTGTCcaagactttttatttttatttttttatgtgaacaAATAAGACTTGTTTATATGATTAACGAGCGTAAGTGAATTATGAGAGACAATATCTCAACTGTAGACTTATTGGGCTATGGacatttgatatttttaatgattttcttTAGTGTTGTTCACTACACATTTGCTTTGTCAAATTGTCTATTAGAAGTCCAATCATATAAATTTCGCTATAGACTAGGCAATATCTTAGACCATGAGTTGTCAATCTAAAATCAacatagcttttttttttttttttttttttaataaataaattaattatatatatattttgccaaATTGTGGAAACCACCTTTTGGGGTTTGGAATTGTTTGCAAATTGAGCCCAGATTTTTGCACCTCTAATATGGGCTGAACGGGGTCCACCT
This genomic window contains:
- the LOC115968675 gene encoding serine/threonine-protein kinase RIPK produces the protein MTVKKITWRSIIPTCYKSEVPSSKTKKVCSKQNSFQRISLSDLSNPNSIFSEDISISLAGSNVHAFTLMELKVITQNFSSTNFLGEGGFGPVHKGFIDDKLRPGLMAQPVAVKLLDLDGLQGHREWLTEVIFLGQLRHPHLVKLIGYCCEEEHRLLVYEYMPRGSLENHLFRRYSVSLPWSTRMKIALGAAKGLGFLHEAEKPVIYRDFKASNILLDSDYTAKLSDFGLAKDGPEGDDTHVSTRVMGTQGYAAPEYIMTGHLTAMSDVYSFGVVLLELLTGRKSVDKNRPSREQNLVDWARPMLNDSRKLGRIMDPRLEGQYSEAGARKAAALAYQCLSHRPKQRPSMSTVVETLEPLKDYNEIPFGPFVYTVPSENGLNEEHAKELEGQKELKRESQKKENGHHHGHKRQHRSSKSPKIHSQTDMRQNCRDHQGMHSPLHHMGRAA